One Setaria italica strain Yugu1 chromosome I, Setaria_italica_v2.0, whole genome shotgun sequence DNA window includes the following coding sequences:
- the LOC101757462 gene encoding probable protein phosphatase 2C 11 isoform X2: MGIYLSTPKTDKLSENGENDRLKFGLSSMQGWRASMEDAHSALLDLDSETAFFGVFDGHGGRVVAKFCAKYLHSQVLKTEAYSAGDLGSAVHRAFFRMDEMMRGQRGWRELSALGDKINKFSGMIEGLIWSPRGSDSNNQQDDWASEEGPHSDFAGPTCGSTACVALIRNNQLVVANAGDSRCVISRAGKAYNLSRDHKPELAVERERIMKAAGFIHMGRVNGSLNLSRAIGDVEFKQNKFLPPEKQIVTANPDINVVELCDDDDFVVVACDGIWDCMSSQQLVNFIHEHINKESSLSAVCERVLDRCLAPSTITGEGCDNMTMILVQFKKPVDRRKKSEVAEQSSSSADGTEIHVAEE; this comes from the exons ATGGGAATTTACCTCAGTACTCCAAAAACCGATAAGCTATCTGAAAACGGGGAAAATGATAGGCTTAAATTTGGTCTTTCGTCTATGCAAGGATGGCGTGCAAGCATGGAAGATGCT CATTCAGCATTGCTAGATCTTGATAGTGAGACAGCATTCTTTGGTGTTTTTGATGGTCATGGAG GAAGAGTGGTTGCCAAATTCTGTGCAAAATATCTGCACAGTCAAGTTCTCAAAACTGAAGCTTATTCAGCTGGTGACCTAGGCAGTGCTGTGCATAGAGCTTTCTTCAG AATGGATGAAATGATGCGAGGACAGAGAGGTTGGCGAGAACTATCTGCACTTGGAGATAAGATAAACAAGTTTAGTGGTATGATAGAGGGGTTGATTTGGTCCCCAAGAGGCAGTGATTCGAATAATCAACAAGATGATTGGGCTTCTGAGGAG GGACCTCACTCTGATTTTGCTGGGCCGACATGTGGGAGTACAGCATGTGTAGCACTAATAAGAAATAACCAACTTGTTGTGGCAAATGCTGGTGATTCACGGTGTGTTATTTCAAGGGCTGGAAAG GCATACAATCTTTCAAGGGACCACAAACCTGAGCTTGCAGTTGAGAGAGAAAGAATAATGAAGGCAGCAGGTTTCATCCATATGGGACGAGTAAATGGGAGTTTAAATTTGTCAAGAGCAATTG GTGATGTGGAATTTAAACAGAACAAATTTCTGCCTCCTGAGAAGCAAATTGTGACAGCAAATCCTGACATTAATGTT GTGGAGCTCTGCGATGACGATGACTTTGTTGTTGTAGCATGTGATGGCATTTG GGATTGCATGTCAAGCCAACAGCTGGTGAACTTCATCCATGAGCATATAAACAAG GAGAGCAGCCTATCTGCTGTGTGTGAAAGAGTGCTTGATAGATGCCTGGCTCCATCAACAATCACTGGAGAGGGGTGTGATAACATGACCATGATCCTGGTGCAGTTCAAAAAACCAGTCGATCGGAGGAAGAAGTCCGAAGTGGCTGAGCAATCTAGCAGCAGCGCGGATGGAACTGAGATTCA TGTTGCCGAGGAGTAA
- the LOC101757462 gene encoding probable protein phosphatase 2C 11 isoform X1 yields the protein MGIYLSTPKTDKLSENGENDRLKFGLSSMQGWRASMEDAHSALLDLDSETAFFGVFDGHGGRVVAKFCAKYLHSQVLKTEAYSAGDLGSAVHRAFFRMDEMMRGQRGWRELSALGDKINKFSGMIEGLIWSPRGSDSNNQQDDWASEEGPHSDFAGPTCGSTACVALIRNNQLVVANAGDSRCVISRAGKAYNLSRDHKPELAVERERIMKAAGFIHMGRVNGSLNLSRAIGDVEFKQNKFLPPEKQIVTANPDINVVELCDDDDFVVVACDGIWDCMSSQQLVNFIHEHINKESSLSAVCERVLDRCLAPSTITGEGCDNMTMILVQFKKPVDRRKKSEVAEQSSSSADGTEIQMLRTSVAEE from the exons ATGGGAATTTACCTCAGTACTCCAAAAACCGATAAGCTATCTGAAAACGGGGAAAATGATAGGCTTAAATTTGGTCTTTCGTCTATGCAAGGATGGCGTGCAAGCATGGAAGATGCT CATTCAGCATTGCTAGATCTTGATAGTGAGACAGCATTCTTTGGTGTTTTTGATGGTCATGGAG GAAGAGTGGTTGCCAAATTCTGTGCAAAATATCTGCACAGTCAAGTTCTCAAAACTGAAGCTTATTCAGCTGGTGACCTAGGCAGTGCTGTGCATAGAGCTTTCTTCAG AATGGATGAAATGATGCGAGGACAGAGAGGTTGGCGAGAACTATCTGCACTTGGAGATAAGATAAACAAGTTTAGTGGTATGATAGAGGGGTTGATTTGGTCCCCAAGAGGCAGTGATTCGAATAATCAACAAGATGATTGGGCTTCTGAGGAG GGACCTCACTCTGATTTTGCTGGGCCGACATGTGGGAGTACAGCATGTGTAGCACTAATAAGAAATAACCAACTTGTTGTGGCAAATGCTGGTGATTCACGGTGTGTTATTTCAAGGGCTGGAAAG GCATACAATCTTTCAAGGGACCACAAACCTGAGCTTGCAGTTGAGAGAGAAAGAATAATGAAGGCAGCAGGTTTCATCCATATGGGACGAGTAAATGGGAGTTTAAATTTGTCAAGAGCAATTG GTGATGTGGAATTTAAACAGAACAAATTTCTGCCTCCTGAGAAGCAAATTGTGACAGCAAATCCTGACATTAATGTT GTGGAGCTCTGCGATGACGATGACTTTGTTGTTGTAGCATGTGATGGCATTTG GGATTGCATGTCAAGCCAACAGCTGGTGAACTTCATCCATGAGCATATAAACAAG GAGAGCAGCCTATCTGCTGTGTGTGAAAGAGTGCTTGATAGATGCCTGGCTCCATCAACAATCACTGGAGAGGGGTGTGATAACATGACCATGATCCTGGTGCAGTTCAAAAAACCAGTCGATCGGAGGAAGAAGTCCGAAGTGGCTGAGCAATCTAGCAGCAGCGCGGATGGAACTGAGATTCA AATGCTTCGGACCAGTGTTGCCGAGGAGTAA